A part of Aquibium oceanicum genomic DNA contains:
- a CDS encoding TetR/AcrR family transcriptional regulator, with product MVGSTDDTPRQDNRKQDIADAARSLIAERGFEGLRTRDIANRVGINIATLHYHVPTKQDLIRLVAESLRSDFERQHRRRPREGLSPLERLRREFADFRDNCESNPELVTVLAELGERARRDPEVQAELAPMRAYWHSQIAGVLKEGRENGSFRHDLDAQAGASIVIGTLTGSRRQPDPSLEHFEAICAELLRSFQNR from the coding sequence ATGGTCGGATCCACGGACGACACCCCGCGACAGGACAATCGCAAGCAGGACATCGCGGACGCCGCGCGGTCCCTCATTGCCGAGCGCGGCTTCGAGGGGCTGCGCACCCGCGACATAGCCAACCGCGTTGGCATCAACATCGCGACCCTGCATTATCATGTGCCAACCAAGCAGGATCTGATCCGCCTGGTCGCGGAATCGCTGCGCAGCGATTTCGAACGCCAACACCGGCGTCGCCCTCGCGAAGGTCTGTCGCCCCTGGAGCGCCTGCGTCGGGAATTCGCCGATTTCCGCGACAACTGCGAATCGAACCCCGAATTGGTTACCGTTCTGGCCGAACTCGGCGAACGCGCCCGACGCGATCCCGAGGTGCAGGCCGAACTCGCCCCCATGCGGGCGTACTGGCATTCCCAGATCGCCGGCGTTCTGAAGGAAGGTCGCGAGAACGGCAGTTTCCGTCACGACCTGGATGCGCAGGCTGGCGCTTCCATCGTCATAGGCACCCTGACGGGTTCGCGGCGCCAGCCCGATCCGTCGCTTGAACATTTCGAGGCGATTTGCGCGGAACTCCTGCGCAGCTTCCAGAACCGCTAG